The following are encoded together in the Triticum dicoccoides isolate Atlit2015 ecotype Zavitan chromosome 6B, WEW_v2.0, whole genome shotgun sequence genome:
- the LOC119326711 gene encoding uncharacterized protein LOC119326711, translated as MLMVRYWRGMERFGGVEAYNQKEIFTVGGITGRIEVLKVDIACRRLVPISSLGRHAVFLGRTHCLHISTEIFPSITARSIYLSCYHQQTCGFGIYHINNKNHGRTEPEHKFVFVVTLGLTHAARPYNLDEYLVLYVNWRHNRSRSCLNHTSTYCREYSR; from the coding sequence ATGCTGATGGTGCGGTACTGGAGAGGCATGGAGCGCTTCGGCGGCGTCGAGGCTTACAATCAGAAGGAGATATTCACAGTGGGCGGCATCACTGGCCGAATTGAGGTGTTGAAGGTGGACATCGCCTGCCGGAGGCTGGTCCCCATCAGTAGCCTTGGCCGGCATGCGGTGTTTCTTGGCCGGACGCACTGCTTGCACATCTCTACTGAGATATTCCCCTCCATTACTGCCAGGTCGATATACCTGAGCTGCTATCATCAGCAAACTTGTGGGTTCGGCATCTATCATATCAACAACAAGAACCATGGGAGGACCGAACCCGAGCACAAGTTCGTCTTCGTTGTAACACTGGGTTTAACTCATGCTGCCAGACCCTACAACCTTGATGAGTATCTTGTACTCTATGTCAACTGGAGACACAACCGTAGTAGGTCATGTCTCAATCATACCAGTACTTATTGTAGGGAGTACTCTCGCTAG